A single genomic interval of Vicugna pacos chromosome 34, VicPac4, whole genome shotgun sequence harbors:
- the CREBL2 gene encoding cAMP-responsive element-binding protein-like 2 isoform X1: MDDSKVVGGKVKKPGKRGRKPAKIDLKAKLERSRQSARECRARKKLRYQYLEELVSSRERAICALREELEMYKQWCMAMDQGKIPSEIKALLTGEEQNKSQQNSGRHVKAGKTDADSNSCECSRGRAVSGVALKVGFLLTTVLG; encoded by the exons GTGGTTGGAGGCAAAGTGAAGAAACCGGGCAAACGTGGCCGGAAGCCAGCCAAAATCGACTTGAAAGCAAAGCTTGAGAGGAGCCGGCAGAGTGCAAGAGAGTGCCGGGCCAGAAAAAAACTGAGATATCAGTATTTGGAAGAGTTGGTGTCCAGTCGGGAAAGAGCCATTTGTGCCCTCAGAGAGGAACTGGAAATG taCAAGCAGTGGTGCATGGCAATGGACCAAGGAAAAATCCCTTCTGAAATAAAGGCCCTACTCACTGGAGAAGAGCAGAACAAATCGCAGCAGAACTCAGGCAGGCATGTGAAAGCTGGGAAGACAGACGCTGACAGCAATTCCTGTGAGTGCAGTCGTGGGAGAGCAGTTAGCGGAGTGGCTTTGAAAGTAGGGTTTCTTTTGACCACTGTCCTTG ggTGA
- the CREBL2 gene encoding cAMP-responsive element-binding protein-like 2 isoform X2 → MDDSKVVGGKVKKPGKRGRKPAKIDLKAKLERSRQSARECRARKKLRYQYLEELVSSRERAICALREELEMYKQWCMAMDQGKIPSEIKALLTGEEQNKSQQNSGRHVKAGKTDADSNSW, encoded by the exons GTGGTTGGAGGCAAAGTGAAGAAACCGGGCAAACGTGGCCGGAAGCCAGCCAAAATCGACTTGAAAGCAAAGCTTGAGAGGAGCCGGCAGAGTGCAAGAGAGTGCCGGGCCAGAAAAAAACTGAGATATCAGTATTTGGAAGAGTTGGTGTCCAGTCGGGAAAGAGCCATTTGTGCCCTCAGAGAGGAACTGGAAATG taCAAGCAGTGGTGCATGGCAATGGACCAAGGAAAAATCCCTTCTGAAATAAAGGCCCTACTCACTGGAGAAGAGCAGAACAAATCGCAGCAGAACTCAGGCAGGCATGTGAAAGCTGGGAAGACAGACGCTGACAGCAATTCCT ggTGA
- the GPR19 gene encoding probable G-protein coupled receptor 19 → MNMVFAHRMDNSKLPLVIPTLLVPLQNHSGTETVTPLLSHDLTELPEEHGWMSNRTGLQYGPKLGEVAAASIFFGALWLFSVFGNSLVCLVIHRSRRTQSTTNYFVVSLACADLLVSVASTPFVLLQFTTGRWTLGSALCKAVRYFQYLTPGVQIYVLLSICIDRFYTIVYPLSFKVSREKAKKMIAASWIFDAAFVTPVFFFYGSDWDNHCNYFLPSSWEGTAYTVIHFLASFVIPSVLIILFYQKVIKYIWRIGTDGRTVRRTMNIVPRTKVKTIKMFLILNLLFLLSWLPFHVAQLWHPHEQDHKKSSLVFTAITWISFSSSASKPALYSIYNANFRRGMKETFCMSSMKCYRSNAYTITTSSRMAKKNYVGISEIPPMAKTITKDSIYDSFDREAKEKKLAWPINSNPPNTFV, encoded by the coding sequence atgaacatgGTTTTTGCTCACAGAATGGATAACAGCAAGCTGCCTTTGGTTATTCCTACACTTCTGGTGCCCCTCCAAAACCACAGCGGCACGGAAACGGTCACCCCTCTGCTGAGCCATGACCTGACGGAACTTCCCGAGGAGCACGGCTGGATGAGCAACAGAACAGGCCTGCAGTATGGACCGAAACTCGGGGAAGTGGCCGCAGCCAGCATTTTCTTTGGGGCCTTGTGGTTGTTTTCTGTCTTTGGCAATTCCCTGGTTTGTTTGGTCATCCATCGGAGTAGGAGGACTCAGTCCACCACCAACTACTTTGTGGTCTCCCTGGCATGTGCCGACCTCCTCGTCAGCGTGGCCAGCACGCCTTTTGTCCTGCTTCAGTTCACCACCGGCCGGTGGACGCTCGGCAGCGCCCTGTGCAAGGCTGTGCGGTATTTTCAGTATCTCACCCCGGGCGTCCAGATCTATGTCCTCCTCTCCATCTGCATAGACCGGTTCTACACCATCGTCTATCCTCTGAGCTTCAAGGTGTCCAGAGAAAAAGCCAAGAAGATGATTGCAGCATCATGGATCTTTGATGCGGCTTTTGTGACCCCCGTGTTCTTCTTCTACGGCTCCGACTGGGACAATCACTGTAActacttcctcccttcctcttgggAAGGAACTGCCTACACTGTCATCCACTTCTTGGCAAGCTTTGTGATTCCCTCTGTCCTCATAATCTTATTTTACCAGAAGGTCATAAAATACATTTGGAGAATAGGCACTGATGGCCGAACAGTGAGGAGGACAATGAACATTGTCCCAAGGACAAAAGTGAAAACGATCAAGATGTTCCTCATTTTAAATCTATTGTTTTTGCTCTCCTGGCTGCCTTTTCACGTAGCTCAGCTGTGGCATCCCCATGAACAGGACCATAAGAAAAGTTCCCTTGTTTTCACAGCTATCACATGGATATCCTTTAGTTCCTCAGCCTCTAAGCCTGCTCTCTATTCAATTTATAATGCCAACTTTAGGAGAGGAATGAAAGAGACTTTTTGCATGTCCTCGATGAAATGTTACCGAAGCAATGCCTATACTATCACAACCAGTTCAAGGATGGCCAAAAAAAACTATGTTGGCATCTCAGAAATCCCTCCCATGGCCAAAACTATAACCAAAGACTCCATCTATGATTCATTTGACAGAGAAGCCAAGGAAAAAAAGCTTGCTTGGCCCATTAATTCGAATCCACCAAATACTTTTGTTtaa